The stretch of DNA GGTCGGGAGCAGGGGTAAATGCTGCAAGACGTTTACCCCATCTTATTAAGCTTGGTAGAGAGGAATTTTCCCCTTTATGAGCATCCGAACTGCTGAACAATTAAGTGATAAGCTGTCTACCGATCTTGCTTGGCGAAAGAAAGAATTTTCAGAAATTAAATCTTTAGTAGAGACAAAAAGTTTTTCTGACCAAAGACATAAAGCATTACTTCGGAGTGGAGTATGTATTCTCTATGCTCATTGGGAAGGTTTTGTTAAGTTAGCAGGCAACTCTTATTTAGAATATGTTAAGTTCAAAAGGCTTACCTATAAAGAGCTTTCTAGTAATTTTTTAGCTTTGGTCATGAAAGAAAAACTTAAAGAGGCAAAAGAGACAAATAAGCCATCATTGTATATTCCTGTTTGTGACTTCTTTCTTTCCGAATTAGATAAAAGATGTCTCCTGCCTAAAGATGCAATATCTACTGCATCTAATTTATCTTCTGAAATTTTAAAAGAAATAACTGATATTCTCGGAATAGACTTTTCAGTATACTCTACTAAGTCCGTGTTAATCGATACTAAGCTTTTAAAGACAAGGAACGAAATTGCACACGGCGAGTATGCAGTGTTTGATAAGGATGAATATATAGAGTTACATATAGAAGTTATAGGAATGCTTGATATATTTCGTAACCAGATAGAAAATGCAGCTATTGAGAAAAAATTTATGCAGAACTCACCTTAGAGTTTTCATAGCCAAAACGCGATCGCACAGAACCGCTACCTAAATTGTGCGCGATCGCCGCCCTGCAACTGTAGTATACTTATTATTAAATAGATTTGTGTAAGTCCTGACATAGTTTGAATAAAAATTTACTATGAGCATTAATCTAACACTTGAGCAAGAAGGTTTTATTCAAACCAAGCTTCAAGCAGGGAAATACCAAACCGCTGAAGAAGTCCTTGAAACTACCTTGCGGTTACTAAATTTTGAACTTATCAAAACCGAGTGTTACTCACCATCAACAATTGTCAAAGCGAGTTGATAAATTTGGCGGCGAGGAAGAGAGGTTTTTTCTGCTAATTCTCGACTGGCCTGAGATTTCGTCACACCCTGACCGATTAACTCTTGCAACTGGGCCTTAATCTCCTCTTCCGACAATATGGGCACTACCGCTGAATCACCCGCGATAACTATGGTAAACTCACCTTGGGGCTCGCGAGTAGCGTAATGTGCGATCGCATTTTCAACCGTACCCCGCCAAAATTCCTCATACAATTTAGTTAACTCCCTAGCTAAAACTACCCCCCTATCCATACCCAAAAAATTACCCAAATCTGCCAAAGTTTGGCGCAAACGGTGGGGAGATTCATATAAAATTATTGTCCGAGATTCGCTTTGCAAAGCTTCCAAACTCCGCCGCCTTTCCTTACCTTTCGCCGCTAAAAAACCTTCAAACACAAATCTATCTGTAGGCAATCCCGAACCACTTAAAGCTACAATACAAGCACAAGCACCAGGAATGGGAATTATCGGAATATTAGCATCCGCAGAAGCTTTAACAAGTTCGTATCCCGGATCGGAAATTCCCGGCATTCCCGCATCAGTCACCAACGCAATTGTCTGGCCTGTAACTAACTTATCAATTAATTCTGGAAGTCGCTGATGTCGATTATGTTCGTGGTAACTAATTTGAGGAGTTTTAATCTGAAAATGATGTAAAAGTTTACCCGTATGCCGCGTATCTTCTGCCGCAATCAAATCGACTTCTTGCAAAATTCGCAAGGCCCGAAAAGTCATATCTTCCAAGTTGCCAATCGGCGTGGCCACAATGTAAAGTATTCCTAGCTTTGAATCTACCTGCATCTTTGTTACTTCGTAATTTTAGGACTTACGGACTATCGGCTAAAAACAAAGGGTTGCGATTACTTCGCTGGGCTCGTAATGACAAAAATACGTTTAGGAGTTACACATGGGACTCCAGAAACCGGGTTTTTGAGAGAATCTGCGGGTAACAATGAAGTATTTTCGTCAAAAAATCCGGTTTCTTTGGTTGGGTGCGTAAATCCTGACTATGATTTTGCATAAGTCCTATTGCTAACAAAAATCATCTTCAGCAAACCAATGGCTAAAAAAGGATTATTTATAGGATTA from Kamptonema formosum PCC 6407 encodes:
- a CDS encoding ribbon-helix-helix domain-containing protein codes for the protein MSINLTLEQEGFIQTKLQAGKYQTAEEVLETTLRLLNFELIKTECYSPSTIVKAS
- the rsmI gene encoding 16S rRNA (cytidine(1402)-2'-O)-methyltransferase, coding for MQVDSKLGILYIVATPIGNLEDMTFRALRILQEVDLIAAEDTRHTGKLLHHFQIKTPQISYHEHNRHQRLPELIDKLVTGQTIALVTDAGMPGISDPGYELVKASADANIPIIPIPGACACIVALSGSGLPTDRFVFEGFLAAKGKERRRSLEALQSESRTIILYESPHRLRQTLADLGNFLGMDRGVVLARELTKLYEEFWRGTVENAIAHYATREPQGEFTIVIAGDSAVVPILSEEEIKAQLQELIGQGVTKSQASRELAEKTSLPRRQIYQLALTIVDGE
- a CDS encoding MAE_28990/MAE_18760 family HEPN-like nuclease, with protein sequence MSIRTAEQLSDKLSTDLAWRKKEFSEIKSLVETKSFSDQRHKALLRSGVCILYAHWEGFVKLAGNSYLEYVKFKRLTYKELSSNFLALVMKEKLKEAKETNKPSLYIPVCDFFLSELDKRCLLPKDAISTASNLSSEILKEITDILGIDFSVYSTKSVLIDTKLLKTRNEIAHGEYAVFDKDEYIELHIEVIGMLDIFRNQIENAAIEKKFMQNSP